ttattttcttaTACGTTTACTATTCTGTAAAAAATGCCTCTTATGGATACATTATCtgcattttttaaaatagaaaGCTGCTGAGACGGAGGTACTGACCAAATTCCCTTATGGAggtaaattttcttttcctctatCGGCAGTTAAAATAGAAAGCTGTTCTTTGTATTTGAGTTGTTAAATTTCAGGCCTATGACTGAGGTAAAAATTATGTTAAGTTTTGTATAGCCTTGATCATGTAATCTCTCTTAAGATGGGCTGTACAGAGTAGTTCTGTTACCTGATTGTAAATCTTACATGTCTGTTTGCAGGAGTGATTCTCAGGCCTGGGTTTATTTATGGGACTCGCAGTGTTGGGAGTGTGAAAATACCGCTCGGTGTTATTGGATCCCCCATGGAGATGGTAAGTTTCTCCGCTTCCTTTCTATTGCATAGGCAGaaattgttatttttgtttccCAGACGTGTTGGGCCTATTCTAATTGGAAATTATTACATGATCTGAGTACTAGATCTAGGACTTATTAAGGTCTCTTAGGGCTCACTCGACTTGGTCTACATGGCACCACTGACTAGGTGACCAACCACTCCTTCCATCGCATCAGTGAAACAGTTCCTTATCCTTAGCCGTTCTATTCGGTTTGTGAAGCCTACTGCTAGTTATAAAGTGACCTCTGTTATAGTGTCCATTGTTTCGAAGGTATATGGCGCCGTTCCTCTTGGCCATAATTTAGTTCCAAGGAGGTATTTTCTCCCCCTTTGCTTCTCACCTATGCAGGTAAAGGAAGTAGGCACCCTTTACCCTCTCCCTTGAATTTCCTCCTCTCAATTTTGTTGGATCAAGGACGCCCATGTTAAATGCCACTTTTATAGTGTGGTTAGAGCTTTGGCTCCTCTTCTGCTTCTCCTTGTTTGTCGTCCATAATTTAGTTCTAAGAGGTATTTTCTCCCCCTCTGCTTCTCGCCTATGCAGGTAAAAGGAAGTAGGCACCCCTTGTAGTAGTAGTGGTTTCTCAACCATCAGCCAAAGAATCCACCTCTGAATTCCCAGATTCTTAGTCGAATCACGAATGAGTGTGTCCTCTGCTCTGTTTCGAACTTTCGATCCCCCTCCCTCGAATTTCcttctttcaattttgttggTTCAAGGATTTCCATGTTGGATCCCACTTATATCGACGTGGTTAGAGCTTTGGCTCTTTTTCTGCTTCTCCCTTTTTGTCGTTGGTCTCACACTTCCACTCTCTTGGCCTCTCAGAATGATAGGTGTGAGAAGCTCCTGAGGGTGATGGCAATTTGAGCTAGGTTTATTTTAGATGAAGtatattcatttttagcatGGGGGAGGATTCGAACATTCAACCTTGTTCAAAATCCTAAAGAGTAAAGAGTAGCTACCACTAGCCAAGAGCTCCTTATTATTTGTTATAACTTTGAATAATTTCTTTTCCTCCACTTTTATATGAGGTGGTTGGATTTTCAGTTCAAATAGCCATTTTTATAGGgtaaaattttgacaaaatctcttgAAAAATTGTTGCAGGTGCTCCAACATGCGAAACCACTTGCCCAGCTTCCTCTTGTTGGGCCTCTATTTACTCCTCCTGTCAATGTTACCGCAGTAGCAAAGGTAGCCGTGAGAGCAGCAACTGATCCTGTTTTTCCACCCGGCATCATAAATGTTGATGGCATATTGCGTTACAGCCAGCAAAAGTCGAAATAGATTCTGTTGAGGCCTGACTTTTATTCTGTTATTTTTGTCCATCAGTATAGAGCTTGCCAAAACCTCAAAATCAAGCACTCCAAATCTTTTTGTTGATCGTAAATCCTAATAAAGTAAGTGTCTGTTGTTGAACTTTAAATTTCACCTCCAGGAAGGCAGCTGGTAATAAGGTCAGTTCATATCTTCCGTGGAAAGAAATTGGcaggtttttcttttctttttttggctcAGAATTTGAGGGACTCGAACAGTGGCAAGTTTAGTGACCTGTTGGCTAGGCTAGCTGGGGTTTTTGTGGAGGGTGCTAGTGCCACTGCTACATCAATTTATGGGCCATTCAGCCCATAGTCTACGAAAGTCTTCTTTCGCACGACTGCCATTCCTCATCTGATTCAAAGTTGGGCCATTCAGCCCATAGTCTACTATGAATCTATTTATGGGCCATTCAGCCCATAGTCTATGAAAGTCTTCTTTCGCAAGACTGCAATCCATCATTACAATCCTCGTGGATTGCATTTCCACTAAAATTAAAAGGACTCACAACTTCTGGGCTGATCAATTAGCCGAATGGGCCGCTGCTACTAAATTTTACTGGCCCGCATTTCCATACATTGCTGATTTGCTGGCTTAATAGTGGATTTGATCCACCAGATCCATCTTTGGGCCCTCTTTGTAATATTGTTTGGCCTCAAAATGGATAAATAACTATTGCGGTTGGAAGCACAGGAAGACAGAGGACAGAAGGGCGTGAGAGAAGCTTCTACTTGAGTACGATTGTTTCGAAAATCATCGAAGATGAACCATAATATTCAGCAATCGAGCGACGGAAGACATGACGATGATGCTGCTCTTACGGAGTTCCTCGCGTCGTTAATGGAGTACACTCCCACTGTGAGTTCCTCGAAACTCCATATCAAAATCTGTCTGTGACCTAATTAGACTTTTAGAGATTTTTTATTAatcatttggttttttttttcaaaaattgttgTTTTAACTATAAGATCCCCGATGAATTGGTGGAGCATTATCTGGGAAAGAGCGGATTTCAGTGTCCCGATGTTCGATTGTAGGTACTTCTTATTCCATCAATTTTCCTTTTATATGTTTGGTTGGTGATAAAGTCGTGAAAAGAAAAATTGACGAATGAACTTAGTCTGGTTGTCATGCTAGGGTTAGGTGAGTTCCTGGTTGCTTGTGATCTTGGATTCTGATACGTGTTTCTAATAGACAGCTTCTAGTAACTATTATTAAGGATTTTTGTAGCTGGACCCAATCATCTGGAATAAGGCTCTGATGATGCGGATGATTTATACCAATGGTATTAAGCTGGACTAACtaaatttacttttcttatCTCCTTTTGGTGAATTTAGATGACAATGTGTTCTGCTAAATGTCATTCAAGCCTTCTCTCAATTGCTTATCCGATCTCGTATATATCTTGAATAACAAAAATTGACATGTGAACTTTTGGTTAGTTGAGTTCCCAATTGCTTGTGCTCTTGGATTCTGATATGTGTTTCAAATGGTTACTTCAAGTACATTCAATCAAGGATTTGGTGTAGCTTGCCCAGTAATTTGGAAtcaggctttgatgatgatgatttacgcAACTTGTGTTAAGCTTAAATGACAAAATTAACCTCTGCCCATTTCCTTCTCTTATCTCCTTTCAGTGAAGTTAGATGATAATGTATTCTGAAAACTATCAATTAGGCTGAATCTCAATCATTTATCCATCTATATATCTTGAATTTGGAGGAGAGGAATGACCTTTAGATGTTATGAGTTGATTCTTTTGCATTCAGATATCTAGTCAACTTGATTTCGCTTTCTTCTTTTTGCAGGATTAGGCTTGTAGCTGTTGCTACACAGAAGTTTGTTGCAGAGGTTGCAAGCGATGCTCTCCAGTATGTATCAAAGCTTTTACTTTACCTTTCAAATGTGTGCATAAGCTTACAGATAGCCCATTTCTGTTATTGATGGAAAGTGTGTCAATTTTTATGGTAATAAATAGGCAGTACAGGAGAGCTAATATCCTCAAATTTGGCAATCTTGAAAAGCGGTAGGATGGGTTGTTGAAGATGGCAAAAACTGCATAATACAATGTCTAGATGGTTTGTTTACAATGataataacaaatttttttgagAGGTGGGGTGCTTGGGTGGGTGGGTTCCTTCAGTCTTTAAAAATCTTAGCTTTTTTATAAGGTTGGAATGGCGGCATGAGAGGATATTTGGTGGAAGTGGAATATGGCAATTGCTGTACACTCTCTGAGACtgaaatatttggaaaaaatgataTTGCTTGTTACTCGTGCATAATTGTGCAACTGAAACCACATTTTAACCCAACTAAGGGGATCTTATAATCTTATGTTGCTGCACATTTGCTATGCCATAGAAAAGCttgtatttatatggttttaggTTCAGAATGTTGAACTTACTGTTTCTTAGCTCTCAGCATTTCTTTGGTTCAGCAAGGGAAGAAAActtaagaagaaaaggaaaaaaagaaaagaaaaggaggataGAAGTATAGAACTAAAGTATTGTCtaattttctttaatgaaaGAAATTGAACAAGTTATTTGGGATTATAACTTTGTTGGTGGTGTTTAGGATTGTTTAGTTTCTTTTGTGGGTTTCTAATGTTAAAGTGTGACTTCTGGTTTTGGGGATTTTTAAACCACTCATTCGCTCGTACTCCCTGATGCAGGCAATGCAAGGCACGACAATCGTCAGTTGTCAAGGACAAAAGAGATAAGCAGCAGAAGgtcctcttctccttccttctcttctattttcttttatctttttgtcgTGTGGTTTGTCTTTACTGTTTATTGGGACAGGATAAGCGTCTTATATTGACTATGGAGGATCTGTCGAAATCACTACATGAGGTAAGCcatgaaattttctttttaatcctAGACCTGAAGCTCAGtttctctcttgatttcttTGCATACCCCAAACATGTTTTTTTATAGACTGCAAATTTTGGATAGGTGAGAAGTGTTGATTGGTGTAGAATCATTAGTTGAACTTAGAAGAGCAAAATTTTAAGAATATCTCGTTGGATATCTTGGCAAATTTGCAAAAGAATTACTGTGCCCAATAGTCAGCTTGCCACTTTTTCGATTGCAGTGGTTTGGTCCTTTAACTCATCCTGCATTCCGCTGTACATGCTCGCTGGAGAGCATGATAAATCATCAACTTATGTATTATTTTGAATCAAAATGGTAAAATAGTGAAATCAATGGATGGTATTGTCATGGGAAATGAAAGATGTTTCTTCTTTAATGGGCATGCCCGTCCATCTTCTGTTCTTGACATACTTTTGACATGAGATCTGAAAtaggttctttttctttttttcccgaTCATTGTATGAGCAGCATGGGGTGAATGTGAAGCACCAAGAGTATTTCGCTGATAGCCCTTCTACTGGGATGGATCCAGCTTCTAGAGATGAGTGAGCTAGAGCTAGAATCATTGAACTCTACCCACTCATTTCCGTATGTTCACGAGTAATGTCAATGCTGTTGCTTGTTCGCTGCCATCTCTTGTACATTTCATTTGTTGATTGTTAGTATTTCATTTCAGGTGGTTTTACTTTATTTGATAGCCCAATCTTGTGCATTAGATTTGTTAGACACGCGCTCTAATTATGTCCTGTACAAATTAGAGCAGTAGGCCATCCAGTGGGAAAAGTCAGATTTGTTTGAGTCTCGTTTCCTATCTGCAGTATTTTAGGGGTTAGTAATTAAGAATGGACGACTCCTTAGGACACTGGCTTTAACCACGACCACATGAAGAATTGCTCTAATGAAAGGCTTTTCTGGACACTATGAATTTCAGACACAGACTTTCTTTGCGAGTTGGAATTCTTTTGGTCAGATCAGATGGTTAGAATCTGCTTGATTCAAGTTAGAAAAAGACAAGTTCCGACGTGTTTGTTGTAACCTTTGATGATAGGTTTATTGACCAAGTCTTTCTTCTTGCAAAAACGAGAATATTTGgcgaagaaagaaaataatgtaCCATACATTGTGAAGTCAAATTCTCCAATCAACGTTAAATGACTAGGAAACTTGAGAcggacttaattttttttatcaagtaaTTCTATACAAATCGAATGGAGCAAGTTCAAGGAAGTTTgtcatattaatttatttgtgtGATATGAGAACATAGTATTGTGGTCGGGGAGGACGGAAGTAGTTAATTGTCTTGGGCCTCTTGGCTGGTAATAATATACTTGGAAATTAAAACCTTATTTTATTCTAATGAATAATAAGAACTTGATTATTTAAGTCCTGTCTCGTCATTTACTTACTTATCCttaaaatgccaaaaaaaaaaaaagaggaagtgAATTCAGTAAAGGCCACGTGTGTATTTCTGGTTTGATAAATACActagtactatatatatacacacgaccATTGACCAAAGCAACCTATACTTTGACTTGGTCAAGGAAGATAATTGATGCAATAAGAACAAGTAATCATAGTAGCCATGCCCATGAGAAGAAAGGAATTCATACAAGTGAGCCCCGCAATAAGCACTTTGATGTTCTGACCATTGAGGCTTGGGCCCATAACGTTAAATATTAATCCATGACAAAACATGGGTCAACTTCAGCTACAGATTTTTAATTGCCTTAAAGACTCCAATGTGAACAAAGCTATGACATGGAGTCAATAAAGAATGAAAAGTCGTTGCTAAAATGAAACACTACTGCACCAATATACAATACGTATGTGTGCGCGCGTGCACATACATATACTAGATCTGAACCCGTGCGTTGCTACGGGCTCTGTATAATAGGATAATAACTAATTTGCATTTAGATTTAATAAACCTGAAGACAACCAAATGTAGAGTGACAAATTTTCGTGTAAATAGCTCATAAATAAAATCGGAGGACAACGACATATAGAGCAACAATCGAACACTACATAGCATAGGGGAAAAATTCCCAGGTCATTTGCAGAGAATTTTAGCTTGTATCAAAGATGCATGCATCTCGTATGTTTCTTTGTAGTCTTTCTCCATGGCACTCTGCTTGCATCAAAGCC
This genomic window from Tripterygium wilfordii isolate XIE 37 chromosome 9, ASM1340144v1, whole genome shotgun sequence contains:
- the LOC120005606 gene encoding transcription initiation factor TFIID subunit 10 isoform X2, giving the protein MNHNIQQSSDGRHDDDAALTEFLASLMEYTPTIPDELVEHYLGKSGFQCPDVRLIRLVAVATQKFVAEVASDALQQCKARQSSVVKDKRDKQQKDKRLILTMEDLSKSLHEHGVNVKHQEYFADSPSTGMDPASRDE
- the LOC120005606 gene encoding transcription initiation factor TFIID subunit 10 isoform X1; translation: MNHNIQQSSDGRHDDDAALTEFLASLMEYTPTIPDELVEHYLGKSGFQCPDVRLIRLVAVATQKFVAEVASDALQQCKARQSSVVKDKRDKQQKVLFSFLLFYFLLSFCRVVCLYCLLGQDKRLILTMEDLSKSLHEHGVNVKHQEYFADSPSTGMDPASRDE